In the Acetobacterium sp. KB-1 genome, AGATACAGATCAGGAACGCATCTGCAAAATTATTAAAGGATTGTGATAATAAATGCTTTACAAAAGATTTATAAAAAGACCAATGGATTTTTGTTTATCTTTGGCGGCGATCATTGTACTATCGCCACTATATGTTGTTTTAGTGTTGACAATCAAAAAAAAATTGGGCAGTCCGGTATTATTTAAACAAAAAAGACCTGGTCTAAATGAAAAAATCTTTACACTGTATAAATTTAGAACTATGACTGATCAACGAGATGAAAAAGGCGCGTTATTGCCTGATGATAAGCGGTTGACCAGGTTTGGCAATTTTTTAAGGTCGACCAGTCTGGATGAGTTACCGGAACTGGTCAATGTGTTAAAAGGAGATATGTCTGTCATTGGTCCACGACCTTTGCTGGTCCAATACTTGCCACTTTATAATGAGCAACAAAAAAGACGACACGAGGTCAGACCTGGCTTATCAGGTTTAGCTCAGATCAATGGTCGTAATGCGATTAGTTGGGAAGAAAAATTTAATTTGGACGTTGCGTATGTTGATACGATCAGTTTTATTGGTGACTGGAAAATTATTTTTCTCACGATGAAAAAAGTTTTCAAAAGAGAAGGAATAAACGCAAATGATTCGACAACGATGGAGTTGTTTCAAGGAACAAAACTTACAGACTAAGAATTGTCTTTGAAATTTCATCATACTAACCAGAGGGAGACATGGCATTATGAAAGAGAAATTAATGATCATCGGGGCAAGTGGCCATGGAAAGGTAGTTGTCGATATTGCGATCAAAATGAATATTTGGAAGCACATCTTTTTTTTGGATGATGATGTATCGATTACGACTTGCATGGGATATCGTGTTGTGGGAAAAACAGTCGATGCCGTTAACTATATCGATGAAGCTGATATTTTTGTCGCGGTTGGAAACAACGCGATAAGAGAGAATATTCACAAAACGTTGGGATCAGCAGGGGCAAAGCTACCGGTTTTAATTCATCCAGCGGCGATTATTGGATCGGAAGTTGAGATTGGGGTTGGCTCTGTTATTATGGCCGGGGTTGTAATCAATAGTGCAACAAGAATCGGACGAGGCTGTATTATCAATACGGCGGCGACGGTAGATCATGATAACCGAATAGCAGACTATGTTCATGTATCGCCTGGGGCGCATTTGGCAGGGATGGTTGAAATTGGTGAAAAAAGCTGGATTGGCATTGGCAGTGTTGTCAGTAATAATTTGACCGTTACAGCAAACTGTAAAATTGGTGCTGGGGCGGTTGTAGTAAAAGATATAACCGAATCTGGAACCTACGTGGGCGTACCGGCAAGGAGTATTCGTTGATGAAAAAGACTGTTTGGATTTGGAACCATTATGCCACAAGTATGTATAAGGATCGTGCCGGGAGGCATTACTCTTTTGCACAAAATCTAAGGAAAAGAGGCTACAATCCTGTTATTTTCTGTGCCTCAACCAATCATTTTTCGAATGAAAATATTGAGATTGAAAAGAATAATTATCGGGTGGATGTAATCGATGAGATCCCTTTTGTGATTATAAAAACACCTGATTATGTTGGAAATGCAAGAAAAAGGCTCTATAACATGATGCGTTTTTATAAAAATCTCTTCCCGGTTGCAAAAGAATATGCAAAAAAAAATAAAAAACCGGATGTCATTCTGGCGTCAAGTGTTCATCCTCTCACCCTGATTGCGGGCATAAAAATCGCAAAGAAGTTTAAAGTCCCCTGTATTTGCGAAGTGCGGGATTTATGGCCAGAAAGTATTGTGGCCTATAGCGGTTTAAAAAGAACCAGCCTGATTGCAAAAGTGCTTTATCGCGGCGAAAAATGGATCTATGAAAAGGCAGACAAACTTATCTTTACCATGGAAGGTGGGACTGATTACATCATTGAACGCGGGTGGAGTAAACAAAATGGTGGCTCTATTGATCTTAAAAAAGTATATCACATCAATAATGGCGTTGATTTAGCTGCTTTTAAAAGAAATCAGACAATTTATAAATTGGAAGACCGGGATTTAGACAATGAGCAAACCTTTAAAGTCATCTATACCGGGTCAATTCGCCTTGTGAATAACATAAAAACCATTGTTGATGCAGCTCGAGTTGTCAAAAATGAAACGGTCAATCAGATTATATTCCTTATTTATGGTGATGGCAGTGATAAAAAAAACCTGGAAGATTTTTGTAAAAAAAATAACATTGACAATGTTGTGTTTAAAGGTTATGTCAGCAAAAATAAAATACCCTATGTCTTAAGTAAATCAAATCTTAATATCATTCACTTTGAAGACAATCAAATAAAAAAGTACGGGGCCAGTCTCAATAAAATGTTTGAATATTTTGCCAGTGGAAAACCTACGGTTTCTGACTGTGAGTTTGGTTATGATCTTATAAAAAAGTACCATTGCGGAGTGGTGGTTGATCAGGCCGATCCGAAACAATTAGCCAAAACGATTATCCACTTTAGCAATATGCCGGGAAGCGAGTATCAGCAATACTGTGAAAATGCCTTAAAGGCTGCGAAGGACTATGATTATCAGCGGTTAACGGAAAAACTTATCGAATTAATTTAAAGGGAGTTATAAAATGACGATCAAAGAGAAATTAATTTCTAAAACAGCAATCTTAGGTGTAGTCGGTCTTGGTTATGTGGGGCTGCCACTGGCAGTGGAAAAAGCCAAAGCTGGTTTTAAAACCATTGGTTTTGACGTCCAAAAAGAAAAAGTTGACATGGTTAATGCTGGTAATAATTATATTGGGGATGTGGTGAATGAAGATCTGGAAGAAATTGTGACGTCAGGCCTGCTTTCGGCTACAACGGATTTTTCAAAGGTAGCAGCAGCCGATTGCGTATGCATTTGCGTGCCAACACCCCTTGATGAACACCAGCAGCCGGATATTAGCTATGTTAAATCCTCG is a window encoding:
- a CDS encoding sugar transferase, which translates into the protein MDFCLSLAAIIVLSPLYVVLVLTIKKKLGSPVLFKQKRPGLNEKIFTLYKFRTMTDQRDEKGALLPDDKRLTRFGNFLRSTSLDELPELVNVLKGDMSVIGPRPLLVQYLPLYNEQQKRRHEVRPGLSGLAQINGRNAISWEEKFNLDVAYVDTISFIGDWKIIFLTMKKVFKREGINANDSTTMELFQGTKLTD
- a CDS encoding acetyltransferase, with product MKEKLMIIGASGHGKVVVDIAIKMNIWKHIFFLDDDVSITTCMGYRVVGKTVDAVNYIDEADIFVAVGNNAIRENIHKTLGSAGAKLPVLIHPAAIIGSEVEIGVGSVIMAGVVINSATRIGRGCIINTAATVDHDNRIADYVHVSPGAHLAGMVEIGEKSWIGIGSVVSNNLTVTANCKIGAGAVVVKDITESGTYVGVPARSIR
- a CDS encoding glycosyltransferase family 4 protein; protein product: MKKTVWIWNHYATSMYKDRAGRHYSFAQNLRKRGYNPVIFCASTNHFSNENIEIEKNNYRVDVIDEIPFVIIKTPDYVGNARKRLYNMMRFYKNLFPVAKEYAKKNKKPDVILASSVHPLTLIAGIKIAKKFKVPCICEVRDLWPESIVAYSGLKRTSLIAKVLYRGEKWIYEKADKLIFTMEGGTDYIIERGWSKQNGGSIDLKKVYHINNGVDLAAFKRNQTIYKLEDRDLDNEQTFKVIYTGSIRLVNNIKTIVDAARVVKNETVNQIIFLIYGDGSDKKNLEDFCKKNNIDNVVFKGYVSKNKIPYVLSKSNLNIIHFEDNQIKKYGASLNKMFEYFASGKPTVSDCEFGYDLIKKYHCGVVVDQADPKQLAKTIIHFSNMPGSEYQQYCENALKAAKDYDYQRLTEKLIELI